One segment of Streptomyces sp. NA02950 DNA contains the following:
- a CDS encoding sugar-binding transcriptional regulator has product MGPAELVQAAAMARRFYLEGKSKIQIAEEFGVSRFKVARVLETALERDLVRIEIRVPAELDAERSDALRARYGLRHAVVVESPADAEADTPDPENLGEVAADLLGELVTEGDVLGLAWGRSTIHMAAALHQLPPCTVVQLTGVYDAGTAERGSVEAVRRAAAVSGGEAHPIYAPMLLPDTATADALRGQTGIARAFEYFDKVTVAAVSIGSWEAGISTVYDMLSEEERAHYAGLGAAAEMSAHLFDSEGRRIGRDLGERCITVEADRLRRIPEVVAIAGGGRKAAAIGAVLRSGLVTSLVTDTAAADHLLLETGPGPRPALDRADPDGP; this is encoded by the coding sequence GGGACCCGCCGAACTGGTGCAGGCGGCGGCCATGGCGCGCCGCTTCTACCTCGAGGGCAAGTCCAAGATCCAGATCGCCGAGGAATTCGGGGTCAGCCGCTTCAAGGTCGCGCGCGTCCTGGAGACCGCGCTCGAGCGCGACCTGGTGCGTATCGAGATCCGGGTTCCCGCCGAGCTCGACGCGGAGCGCTCCGACGCGCTGCGCGCCCGCTACGGGCTGCGGCACGCGGTGGTCGTCGAGTCCCCGGCCGACGCCGAGGCCGACACCCCCGACCCGGAGAACCTGGGCGAGGTCGCCGCCGACCTGCTGGGCGAGCTGGTCACCGAGGGGGATGTGCTGGGGCTGGCCTGGGGGCGGTCCACGATCCACATGGCGGCCGCGCTGCACCAGCTCCCGCCGTGCACCGTCGTCCAGCTCACCGGTGTCTACGACGCGGGCACGGCCGAGCGCGGTTCGGTGGAGGCGGTCCGCCGGGCCGCCGCCGTCTCCGGCGGCGAGGCGCACCCCATCTACGCGCCGATGCTGCTGCCCGACACGGCCACCGCGGACGCGCTGCGCGGCCAGACCGGGATCGCCCGGGCCTTCGAGTACTTCGACAAGGTCACCGTCGCGGCCGTCTCCATCGGCTCGTGGGAGGCCGGTATCTCGACCGTCTACGACATGCTCAGCGAGGAGGAGCGGGCCCACTACGCCGGGCTCGGCGCCGCCGCCGAGATGTCCGCCCATCTCTTCGACAGCGAGGGCCGCCGGATCGGCCGCGACCTCGGCGAGCGCTGCATCACCGTCGAGGCCGACCGGCTGCGGCGGATCCCCGAGGTGGTGGCCATCGCGGGCGGTGGCCGCAAGGCCGCGGCGATCGGCGCGGTGCTGCGGTCCGGGCTGGTCACCAGCCTGGTGACGGACACGGCCGCGGCCGACCATCTGCTGCTGGAGACCGGCCCCGGGCCGCGTCCGGCGCTGGACCGCGCCGATCCGGACGGTCCGTAG
- a CDS encoding GuaB1 family IMP dehydrogenase-related protein, with amino-acid sequence MRFLNDQKPPYDLTYDDVFMVPSRSAVGSRQGVDLSSPDGTGTTIPLVVANMTAIAGRRMAETVARRGGLVVIPQDIPIDVVTDVVRWVKSRHLVLDTPIVLAPTGTVADALSLLPKRAHGAGVVVEDGRPVGVVTESDLTGVDRFTQLSEVMSRELLVLDADIDPREAFTRLDAAHRKLAPAVDADGRLVGILTRKGALRATLYQPAVDAEGRLRIAAAVGVNGDVEGRAEALLEAGVDALVVDTAHGHQESMVSALKAVRGLGPRVPVVAGNVVAAEGVRDLIEAGADIVKVGVGPGAMCTTRMMTGVGRPQFSAVLECAAEARKFGKHVWADGGIRHPRDVAMALAAGASNVMVGSWFAGTYESPGDLQHAADGRPYKESFGMASARAVRNRTSEESAYDRARKGLFEEGISTSRMFLDPARPGVEDLIDSIIAGVRSSCTYAGAGSLEEFHERAVVGVQSAAGYAEGKPLHASWD; translated from the coding sequence GTGCGTTTCCTGAATGATCAGAAGCCCCCGTACGACCTGACCTACGACGATGTGTTCATGGTGCCGAGCCGCTCCGCGGTCGGCTCCCGTCAGGGGGTGGATCTGAGTTCGCCGGACGGCACCGGCACCACCATCCCCCTCGTCGTCGCCAATATGACCGCGATCGCGGGCCGCCGGATGGCGGAGACGGTCGCGCGCCGCGGCGGGCTCGTTGTCATCCCGCAGGACATCCCGATCGACGTGGTCACCGATGTGGTCCGCTGGGTGAAGTCCCGCCATCTGGTGCTGGACACCCCGATCGTGCTCGCGCCCACCGGGACCGTCGCCGACGCGCTGTCCCTGCTGCCCAAGCGGGCTCACGGGGCGGGTGTGGTGGTCGAGGACGGGCGTCCGGTGGGCGTGGTCACCGAATCCGACCTCACCGGTGTCGACCGCTTCACCCAGCTCTCCGAGGTCATGTCCCGGGAGCTGCTGGTCCTGGACGCGGACATCGACCCGCGCGAGGCGTTCACCCGCCTCGACGCCGCCCACCGCAAGCTGGCCCCCGCCGTCGATGCCGACGGCCGTCTGGTCGGCATCCTGACCCGCAAGGGCGCGCTGCGCGCGACCCTCTACCAGCCCGCCGTCGACGCGGAGGGCAGGCTGCGGATCGCCGCCGCCGTCGGGGTCAACGGCGATGTGGAGGGCCGCGCCGAGGCCCTGCTGGAGGCCGGGGTGGACGCCCTCGTGGTGGACACCGCCCACGGCCACCAGGAGTCGATGGTCAGCGCGCTCAAGGCCGTTCGCGGCCTCGGCCCGCGGGTGCCGGTGGTGGCGGGCAACGTGGTCGCCGCCGAGGGTGTGCGCGACCTCATCGAGGCCGGTGCCGACATCGTCAAGGTCGGTGTCGGACCGGGCGCGATGTGCACCACCCGGATGATGACCGGCGTGGGCCGCCCGCAGTTCTCCGCGGTGCTCGAATGCGCCGCCGAGGCGCGGAAGTTCGGCAAGCACGTCTGGGCCGACGGCGGTATCCGGCACCCGCGCGACGTCGCCATGGCGCTGGCCGCCGGAGCCTCCAACGTGATGGTCGGCTCCTGGTTCGCGGGCACGTACGAGTCGCCGGGGGATCTCCAGCACGCCGCCGACGGACGGCCGTACAAGGAGAGCTTCGGCATGGCCTCCGCGCGCGCCGTGCGCAACCGCACCAGCGAGGAGTCGGCCTACGACCGCGCCCGCAAGGGGCTGTTCGAGGAGGGCATCTCCACCTCGCGCATGTTCCTGGACCCGGCCCGGCCGGGCGTCGAGGACCTGATC